The Fimbriimonadaceae bacterium nucleotide sequence CGGGGGTCTTGCCCAAAGCTACGACAGAGGGAAGACCTGGAAGTTTATCAATAATATGGCGGTAGGGCAGTTCTATGCCGTATCGTTCGATTTCCGCAAGCCGTACTATGTCTATGGCGGATTGCAGGACAACGGCTGTTGGGCCGGCCCGACCCAGACCCGCACTGGCGGGGCGACCGCCCAGGATTGGATAAGCATCGGGGGCGGCGACGGCTTTTATGCCGAGGCCGATTGGGAGAATTGGCAATGGGTCTATACCGAAAGCCAGGGCGGCGCACTCGGCCGCCTGAACCAACTGACCGGCGAGAGCAAGGGCATCCGCCCGCGCGCCCCGCGTGGCGAGACCTACCGGTTCAACTGGAACTCGCCGCTCCTCATTTCGCCCCACAACTCCGCGACGCTCTACTTCGGCGGGAACCGACTCTTCAAGTCGGTCAACCGGGGCGACGCGTGGGATCCAGTCAGCCCCGACCTCACCACGAACGACCCTGAGAAGCTGAAGCCGCCAGTGGGCGACGCGATCGATTCGGGCGCGGAGAAACACTGCACCATCGTCACGATCGGCGAATCGCCGAAAAAGCGCGGCGTGCTCTGGGCGGGCACGGACGATGGCAACCTCCAAGTCTCGGAGAACGATGGGGCGACCTGGACGAACGTCCGCCCGAACGTGCCCGGAGTGCCTGAGTTCACGTGGGTGAGCCGGGTCGAGCCGAGCCGGTACGAGGATGGCCGTTGTTACGTCACCTTCGACGGCCACCGGAACGACGACAAGAACCCCTACGTCTACGTCACCGAGGACTATGGAAAGACATGGAAGGCGTTGACCGCGGGGCTGCCCCCAAGCGCTGTCGCCTACGTCGTGCGCGAAGGGACGAAGAACCCCGACTTCCTCGCCCTAGGGACTGAGCGCGGACTCTATTTCTCGCTGGACCGGGGCGCGACCTGGGAACAGTACACGGCAAAGGGTTGGCCCATCGCCGTGCGGGTGGACGACGTCCGCATCCATCCGCGGGAGCTCGATCTGGTCGTCGCCACCCACGGACGCAGCCTTTGGACGGTGCCCATCAGCGCCCTCGAGCAGCTGACTAAGGAGAACCGGGAAAAGGACGTCTTCGTGTGTGCGCCACAGACCGTTTACCTTCTTGGGCGCGTGAACAGCGGCGCTTGGGGCGGGACGGGCGACTTCCAAGCCCGGAACACGCAGCCGGGAACGGTCATTTACTACTGGCTCAAGGAAGCGACCCAAGAGAAGGTCGAGGTCTATGTCCGTGACGCCGCCGGTAAAGAGATCGCAAGGCTGGACGGCAAGGGCGAAGCAGGGCTTAACGCGATCCCATGGTCGCCGGCGCGCCGCACCTCGATGCAGTCCACCGATTACGGCGTCTCCTTGAAGATCGGCGATAAGGTCCACCAAGGGCCGTTGCTCCGGATCGAAGACCTTTCCGTCAAAAGCGATCCGAACAACGCGATCGGTCAGTAACGGACCACCTGGTCAGGACGTGGTTCTGGCCAGGGAAGACCCCTACCACTGGCCTTTGTCACATAATAATGATTATCGGCAGAAGACTTCTAGCCGAAAGAGACGGGGGAAGTGGTCCGGGGTTCAGCTGGCCTGGCGCCGCGGAATGAAGAGGACTTCTTCCAGGGCGTCGGCGGCGCGGTCGCACGCGTCGATGAGGGTATCGACGTCCAAGCCCTTCGCGCGCTTGCGCAATGCGACAAAGGTCGCGACCGCGGCGACGCTTATCACGGCCGCCGTAGCCCAAATTTGCCATCCGATTCGTGGTTGCTCGCTCTGTTCTTCCATGAAAACTGCCGCCTTAAGGATTCGACGTTAGTCGCATTCTCGGCGTTCCACGGTCGCAAGACTAGGCTGTGACTAGAGATTTTTATCGAGCCACGCCTTGTTTCGCTGGACCATGCTCTCGTGCCAATCGTGGCCCCAGTCGATTTCGGCCAGCTCCTTCTCGCCGGGGAGCGCGTCATAAACGGCGCGCACTTGCTCCGGTTTCACCGCAGGATCCTTGGCGCCGAGCGTGACGAGCGTGGGCACCTGGCACCGGGTGGCGTGGTTGACGGTGTCGAAGTAGGCCAGGGTATGGGCGACCACTTCCCTCCCCAGAGGCAAACTATCCCTGAAATCCGCTAACTCTTTGAGCGGGTAACGATGGACGCGTTGGTTCATCACCCATTTCATCGCGGAGAGGAACGGGAAGTCGGCCGCCACGGCTTTGACCTTGTGGCACCACGCGGCGAGCCAAATCGCGAGCCCGCCCCCCTGGCTTAGGCCCATCGCGCCGATCCGGCCCTCGTCCACCTCCGGCTGCGCTTCGAGGATCCGCACCGCGATCACGGCGTCTTGGAAGAGGCGCCGGAAAACCCAGGTGGCAGGCGACTCGGCCCCTTCCGCAAAGTAACCCCTCGCCGGGGTGTAGCTCTCCTCGTGGAAGGCGCCTTCGCCGAAGAAGTTCAGCGAGATGCTCGTATAACCCTCCCGGGTACCGTACTCGTTTGGGGGCATGGACCAGCGGCCATAGGGCGGCAGCCAGATAAAGGCGGGCATGGCGTGGCCCCCGACGGGCGAGGCGAGCCAGCCGTGGCGGGTCGTTCCGCCATAACCCCGGAAGGTGAACGACTCGATCGTAAAACCCTTTCGCAAGTAGTCGTTCGAGCCCGAGCGGCGGAAGTCAAGCGGCTCCGCCAGCGCCTCGGCCACCGTGTCCTCCCAAAACGAGGAGAAGTCTTCGGGCGGGTATGGAGCGAACTCGTCCGTCATGCGCCGACAGACCGCTGGAGCGCGTCGACGTGCATGCCTGTGGTCATGAGCCACGCGGTCGCCCGCTGGATCTCCTCGACCGGCCCATCCAGCCGAACCTGCACCCATCCATAGTCCGCATCGACGTTCGCCTTCAAGATGATCACCTTTACGTCGAATTCTCGACTGAGCCGCCAGAGCCACGGCTGGTCCACCTGATCGCCGCGCGCGGTTAAATTGACGTCAACTTCCGCCATTGAGGAGCCAGTGTACACCGCAAGATCGGGCCGGCTCTCAGGGCTCTTCGGCAATAAGGGGGATAGACTTGGCCGCATGGCTCTGTGTAAACATCTCGAGGCCCTTGTCAAGGTCAAGCTGCCCGACAAACTCGTGTGCGAAGAGTGCGTGCCGATGGGGGCACGTTGGGTGCACCTGCGCAGGTGCCAATCGTGCGGCATCACACTGTGTTGCGACTCCTCGCCGAACCGCCATATGAGTCGCCACGCGGCGGCGGAAGGCCACCCCGTGGCGTGCTCGGCGGAACCCGGCGAACGCTGGCTCTATTGCTACGTGGACCAGGCGTTCGCCGAGTATTGAGGAGGGTCAGCTGCGGACCGTAACGGTCGTAGCCTTCGACCGGTCGCCGTTCTGGCGAAGCGCGGTGGCCTCGATCGTATAGGTCGTGTTCTGGCCCCGGACAGGGGTCGTCAACTCGATCGGCTCGCTCTCGAACGCACCGTTCTCGTTCGTCTGAACGGCGACGCTCGTCAGCACGCCTCTCAGCACCACGCCCCTTTCGACCTCGGTCTTATAGCTGATCTTGAGGACCACCGCCGAAGCCCCCGGAGCCCGGCCGCGAATGGTCAGCGGCGAGGTGACCTGGGCGTTGTTTTCCAAGCCATTCAGCACGGGGGCGCTGAACTGCTGGTTCGCCGCCTTGCCGACCTCATAGCTCGCCTGCATCGTGGTGGTCTGGTTGTTGGAGTTGGTGAGCGTTACGGTCGCGACTTCCCCGTTGATGTCGTCGTCGCCGCGGACGGTGTACTCCCCGCGGTACTTACCAGTCGAGATCTCACGCAGTGGGATCTCGCGGTCGTTCTTTTGCAGGTGGACGACGGCGGAAGAGCCGGCCCGGCCCACGACGTTGAACTGGATCACGTCACCCGGTTTGAGCGTGCGGATGCCGTTATGGGAGAACGACTCGATCATGCCGGCCGCTCCTGGCAAGGTCGTGAAGCTCCAAGTCGCGCGGTTGACATTGCCGGCCACGTCCCGGACCTGGACCTCGACCGTGTGGACGCCAGCCTTCATATCTGCCGCCGGCGTGTACGTCATCGAAGTCTCTGTGAGTTTTGCCTGGGCGGTGACGTCCACTCCGTCCACCATGACCTTCATTCCGCGGGTCGTGACGCCGCTTCCCGCTCCGTCGCTATAGGCGAGGCTGATGGTGGGTCGCAGGGTGCCGACTTGGGCGCCCTCGCCCGGGCTCATGCTGCTGTACGTGGGCCTGACGTTGTCAATGCGGACAGAACCGCCTTGGGCGACGGCCCGGTCCGAGCCCCTGTTGAGAGTGGCGATAATACTCGCGTCTTCCAGGGTGAGCGGCTTGCTGTCCCCGCTGGGCACGATGATCGTCCCCCGATAGACGCCGGAAGGCGACTCGGTGAGGGCGACATCGGTTTGGACGCCGACGAGCGTCGCGGTCACGTTTGCGCCCGGGCTGCCCCGCACGATGACTTCCAGGTTTCCGTTCGAAGTCAGCCACTGGCGCGTCGGGACTTCGACGTTCGTGATCCGGGCGAGGCCCGTTCCGGTGCCTCCACCCGTGCCACCGGTCCCCAGCCCTCCGCCAGTTCCGCTGGTGGTGATCGTGACCGTACGGGTGGATTCTTCCCAGCGGACTTGCGCCCCCAGCGCTTCGCTCATGAACCTCAACGGCACCATGGTGGTGGCGTTGATGATCATCGGAGCCTGGTCAAGCTGCATGACTTTGTCGCCGACGGTGGCGAAATCGGAACCGATGCGGACCTTTATGGAAGTCCCGTTGCGCTCCGCCGTCGCCGTCTCGGTGCGGTCTTCCCAGCTCACTTTCGCGCCAAGCTTTTCAAGCACGCCCCGCAGCGGCACGAGGATTCGACCGCGGACCATCTGGGGCTGCTCGGTCTTGAAGTAGACACGCTCACCGTCCACCTGGACAGTGATCGACTGGGCAGTCGCGCCAAGCGCGGCTGAAATTAGTGCCGTTCCTACGGTAATTCGCGTAAATTGCATTCAACTTATTGACGAACTTCGACCTTTAGGACAAGCAATCATGTGGCCAAGCGGCCTAAGATTTGCGTAAAGAAATGGGCCCCCGGCCAGACTACGGGAACCTCGGCTGAGTTCCGATAACTAAGTCACCATGCGTCGTTTTCGAACGTTCGCTCTCGCCGCGGGGATAGTCTTGGCCCTGGGCGCGACCGGTTTCAAGATGATCCAAGACCCCGGCTCCGTTGATCGGGCACAGCTCCGAGAGATGCTGGTCCAGCTTGGTTACGAAGTCAAAGACTTGAACCTGGAGGTCGGCAAGGAAAAGTACGTCGTGACCTTCACGCGGGACGGGCTCGATATCCCCGTCGGATTCGAGATCAGCCCCAGCAACTCCTATATCTGGCTGACCGTCAACCTTGGCAAGGCGCCCGAGGACGGTGCCAAAGGGCTCGAG carries:
- a CDS encoding NIL domain-containing protein is translated as MAEVDVNLTARGDQVDQPWLWRLSREFDVKVIILKANVDADYGWVQVRLDGPVEEIQRATAWLMTTGMHVDALQRSVGA
- a CDS encoding UBP-type zinc finger domain-containing protein, encoding MALCKHLEALVKVKLPDKLVCEECVPMGARWVHLRRCQSCGITLCCDSSPNRHMSRHAAAEGHPVACSAEPGERWLYCYVDQAFAEY
- a CDS encoding acetylxylan esterase; its protein translation is MTDEFAPYPPEDFSSFWEDTVAEALAEPLDFRRSGSNDYLRKGFTIESFTFRGYGGTTRHGWLASPVGGHAMPAFIWLPPYGRWSMPPNEYGTREGYTSISLNFFGEGAFHEESYTPARGYFAEGAESPATWVFRRLFQDAVIAVRILEAQPEVDEGRIGAMGLSQGGGLAIWLAAWCHKVKAVAADFPFLSAMKWVMNQRVHRYPLKELADFRDSLPLGREVVAHTLAYFDTVNHATRCQVPTLVTLGAKDPAVKPEQVRAVYDALPGEKELAEIDWGHDWHESMVQRNKAWLDKNL